The window CTGAACAGAGTTTGGAGTATTTGAAAGGAGGTCTTCTTTATTACAGCATGGTGGTCACTTGGGCCATCCTTCCTCCATTCGACTGCACTGAGCATTGAATGAACAGAGTTTTTATCACACACACTCATTATGTATCCACTAGCTATCCCCACGTCTTTGAATTTATTTGACATAGTTGCACCCCTTATGACAAATCCTTTTATGATTCTTTGGGGTCTGTCTTCAACATCCAGTGTCCTTTTTAGGTGGCTGTTCCTTGACCCCCCCTTTTGAGTAAGGGCAATATTATTGTTCTGCATAACTTCTGTTTTGtcagccttgcagagctgagctggcatcCTGCTTGCATTTTGTGTGGCTTCTGTTTGCCAGAGGCACATCCTCAATCAGTTTCTCCAAGgctgtgctgttctgttctACTGTCCTTGACAAGAGTAAATGTTGTTCTGTTCTCCTGTCCTTGTCTCAGTGCTCGCCCCCCATGAGGCGTCTGCAACCCCCTCAACCTATGGGCCTGGGGTGGGCAAGTGTTCctggggaacagggatgggacagctgggctggactGACCCAAGGGATGTTCCACTCCATGTCACACCATGATCAGCAATCACCTGAGAGAAGCAGGGGGGCAAGGGGAGTagggaataatttatttttaagacatttttctttgaaaacagcaCCAACACATACAGAATCTTCTCCTGCCACAAGGTGGtcaaacattttctgctgaTAGGAGATTTCCTaaggatttgcttttcttctgttagTGGGTCTTGCTGTGCCTTCTTTTTGGTTGAGTTTGGAGGTTTTTATcattggatttgggtttttccctgttGAATTGACTTTCTTCTGATGCATGagttttttctgtcctttcttgtGGCTTGCTTGGCACCTGATGACAAGACAAATTTACCCAACTCTGTCATCTTGCCCAATTATGTATTGCAGGCACCATTAACTAGATGAGTTCAGTCACAGACTCCCTGCAATTTGGCAGCATCCACAAAGGAATTGAAAGTTCATTTAATGCCATTTTAGAGACAATAGAAATATTCCACAGTGGTGGTCAGGGGCTGGTCACTGAGGGATGTCACCAGGGCGTGGCTGCCAAGAGGACTCTGTACCATGGATGACATTTGACCCTCATTGTTCAGCCAAATTCCCACCCAGCCCATGTTCCACTCcttcagcccagctctctccagTCTGGCTCTGAGGAGACCACAGCAGACCCTGTCCCAGGCCTGCCTGAAGTCTGGGCACACAACatccccttcttttccctcccacGTGGGttctgcagtccctgccctgtcctgccagtgcctggaaaggctgcaggaggatttgccacatccctttccctgctgagcCTGACCAGGCTGTGACTCTCCCagtccccctccctgccctgtttgCAGACTGGTTCCATGTCTGCCCTTCCCAAGTGCCCAGGACcctctgggatggctctggccTTTCCAAGGGGTTTGAGAGAGGTCCCacagtgacactgcccagccttCTCAACAGCCCTGACACCAAAGGCCTTTTCCACATCCCTCAGTTCCAGGCCAGTGCCcagaacacagcacagccctgtcaggTCCTCGGGCTGGTTCAGAAGGGAGGCAGCTCTGATTTCTCCCCACAGACCCTCACTCTATCCAATGTCTCTCTGTGCAGTCCATGGCTGCCCTGAGCATTTTTCCCTGGAGCCTCCCTGCCTGGGATATTTCTCTCCATGCAGTCCTAACCACAACCCAGCAAAGAATTCAGGTGTTTTCCCAGAGGATGTTACTCTCAGAGTGAAGTGGCCTCAAGGCACTGTTTGTGCCGCTGGAATTGTGCCACCCCCGGGTGCTGCTGATGGTGTTTGTGCTCACTGGGGTTCATTTCCCTACACACACACCATGCACTGCTGAGAtctcctcagcacagagcaaacaTGGCCTGCTGGCCTGGTCCCTTGGTGTCCCTCCGTGCAGGCACAAACAACCTCCTGCAGGTGGGGAGAGGCCAGTGCTGGcaatggtggctgcaggggctgctgtgggacaaTTGCCCTGGGGCAccttcccaggctgtcccagaaCAAAGAcacagcccaggccctgctctgctgctgcctcaggtccatgccaggagctctggctgggccaggacactgctgtgagCCCCCCCTGCAcactcccccctgccccaggcactggGCTTTGCTGGGCCAGGGCATTCCTGGAGCACattgctgacagcagctctggaggagagcaaagcctccctgccctgccctcagcagatgccctttgctgatggagctgctgtgctggagcccagctgtgtcccagcagtgcccatggcctggccctgcctgtggtcacagcagggacacgcagcaggacagggaccaaGCTGCCAGAGCACTCCGGCCttacagccacagcagggctggcaaggacagggtggagctgggcagagcagctctgaaaggaccaatccctgctgctccctggctgtgctgctctgctgggacttgttccccttctcccctctaACTTCATGCAGGTCTCTGAGCTGGGATCCCAGATAAAACAGGCACTGCAAGgtagtttattttcttcaaatgtagTGATAGCCCAAACCCTGGTTTACAGAGCTTCTGGGTCAAATTCAAGAGGCAGACAGTGAATTTCATGGGGGtgattaaaaaatttcttttagaataatttaataACAGAAAGCCCCATTGAAAACTACCAAAGAACTGGGAAGGGCTATTTGGCCTTTCATGAGTTGCAATCcaaaaactatgcagaagaaaACGGGAAGTTGGTTGCTTCAGAAATCATCTGGTCATCATTTTCCTCAGGGCATccttgagctcctggttcctcaggctgtagatgaggggattcagggctggaggcaccaccgAGTACAGAACTGACACTGCCAGATctagggatggggaggagatggatgAGGGCTTCAGGTAAGCAAAAATGGCAGTGCTGACAAAGAGGGAGACCacggccaggtgagggaggcaggtggaaaaggctttgtgccgtccctgctcagaggggatcctcagcacggccctgaagatctgcacataggaTAAAACCATGAACACAAAAAAGCCAGAAACTACACAGACACCAACCACAACAATCCCAAGTTCCCTGAGTTtggagtgtgagcaggagagcttgaggatctgtgggatttcacagaagaactggcccagggcattgccatggcacaggggcagggaaaatgtattggctgTGTTCAAGAGAGCattgagaaaggcactggcccaggcagctgctgccatgtgggcacaagctctgctgcccaggagggtcccatagtgcaggggtttgcagatggacacgtagcggtcgtagcacatgatggtcaggagggaaaactctgctgagatgaagaaaagaaaaaagaaaacctgtgcagcacatgctgagtaggagatggtgctggtgtcccagagggaattgtgcatggctttggggacagtggtgcagatggagcccaggtcgctgagggccaggttgagcaggaagaagaacatgggcgtgtgcaggtggtggccgcaggctacggcgctgatgatgaggccgttgcccaggagggcagccagggagatgcccagcaggaggcagaagtgcaggagctgcagctgccgcgtgtctgccaatgccagcaggaggaagtgcctgatggagctgctgttggacattccTTCACTCTGGCCAAGGTGGACTGTTGAAAGAGGACATTGACAAGCTGGGTCCAACTTTTTGAGTCAGTCCTATGAATTTTGCATGGAATCCACTCAAAACTAATTCTCTTCCTGGAGGGGGGACTTTGCTAGAATTTTTTGATTGGGTGTTTTTGCTGCTGACTTACTGATTCATCTTCAGCATTGCTCTCAGGCTGAACACTGGGGAacccagagggaaaacagggctCCTTGAGCCCCAGTGCAGTCAGACCTGCTGGTGCCCACACAGGTGCCCTTTGATCATTTCACCTCCCTCTAGTTCAGGGTGATCACACTTAAAATGTGCTTGAAAACAAAGTGGACTTttgaaatgctgttttaaaaaatttttttcgAAACTCTTTGCtctctccctgtgcagctggacaTGGAGGGATGGAAAGGGTTGgtctggctctctgctgcctggagttgtgcctgctgggagctgtttctctctatccaagccttgtccctgccagtgctgccagagcacagcccagccctgggggctcagctctgccctgcagacccctcccagcacagggcactgcccaggggcatctccctggcagcagggccttaAGGGCAGGCCAGacaaacagagatgctgcaagccagggtgctgctgctgctgtctgtagggagaggaggctgaggaggcattttctgagggagatctgaggcccatctgctgatgcccaggctgacagtgcaggaggctcagtgacacagccaaagctgagagcccctttcccttccctttaggagaaagctgagagcagccctggccatgcagcaccatctccagagcaggaggaatctgccctgatgggggtggctccttgcacctggagcttctcccctgcagcgtccatggggagctgccaggcaggctgagagctgcccctggcaggtggcacatgccctgggctggccaagagccctgagggctgcaggagctgctctgcaggacagccctgggcagccctggctgcagccccagcttcagcccctgcagccgtccctggcagcaggagccgtcctgccctgtccctctgacggtgcccagggcagccccgctctgcagcacatcctcctcctcctcctcctcctgctcctgctcctcctgtgccacagagaaactgggagagtcctcctgacacatcccccaggctctggcgtctgctggcttcaggagatccctccaggagcacaggggacattgccctgcacccacacactcaccatgcacagggctgtgaagatctttccccaggtgaagtctcagctcaatgtcttcccaatcctgattgccttcagcctgtctctgcctggctcctgtgccctcagtgcctgcaggcagagccctcagccctgctgggctgggagaggagctggccctgggaagagctgttcctttaaagctcagcagcacagacacagcacaaggactttaatgagcctcttggggatttggggttgtttacatcagactcagtccctgagagagtcttcagaaaacttctcaagaactcaaagTTAAATTGAAACTCTGAAGTTTCTTGAAGTTTCAATGGGTTCCACCGAGGGACATGACtgagaaagtgtccccaggttccagttagagcagaacactgtaggcaatgatgacagctggggagaaacaaggccaaggtgcctctggtgctgagcaaagctggatgtgtttgaggaatgccaagggccaaggcctgagccccagggcctggccaggcagatcctgtccctccctccttgctcagggctcttgccgggatgggcactggcatgtggggatgtgcaatgccaagggcaggagcatggggcggcccctgccaggctgctgagcagggacaaggaggccatgaggccccaggcctgcaagggtcacttgtctcctgctccttcctcaggcccaggcccagcagccatggccaaagtgctgcccaagctggctctggcagggctgtcttgcagctgctgcccatgcctgtgccctgtgcagcccaggctgtcctacggtgtccctgccctgcgcctctgtccctgcaggctgtcggcatcccccggctgccccacctggctgggcccttcctttgctggcagctctgcctcctgcctgcctctgcctgcccacacaaagccttgGCCTGGCCCAGGCTCCTTCTGGGGGATGTGTTGCACCACAGCCTTGCCCTGAGAGGgaaattcctttctctttgtgtCCTGTCTGGCCCTCCCTATCTGCCCTTTGcattaattctttctttctctgtctgttCTCTACTATGTCAAAAGGATCCACCATCTCTGAAACCACCCTTCAATCCCTCCCAGGcctctcctctgctgtcctcAGTCTCCACCCCACTGAGTACAGAGCTCCTTTGTCCCTATATTGTGCTCATGTGCTTGAGTCCTCCAAAACCCACATTGGAAATCTCTGGGTCCTCTCCAAGGTGttggaaatgaaaacattctGCTCATAGTCTAAGAAAATCACCTCAGGACAAGACCAGTCAGACCTGTGTGTCCTGGCTGCTTTTGCCTTGGAGCAATCCTTGGATAGATAGATTTTTTTAGGCCCAATTCGCGATTTGCCCATGGGCACTTTGATGTGAACAACGATTCTTTTCCAttggaaggaaagcagaggccCAGTGTTTCAGGGGCAGATGAGCAGCAGCCACCAAGGACCAAGGCAAGCCAGACCTTTATGGAATTGCAGCTTGTGCCTGAGAGAATTCCTTGGATACACAGAATTTGGGAGGTAGAATACAAGTTTTGGCCACTGGTCCCTTGATGAAAAGgctgtttcttttccatctgaaggaaagcagagagccCCAGGGTTTGATGGTAGATGAGAAGCAGCCCTTGGGAGGCCAAGCCAGCCAAACTTGtctctcctggcagcttttggtTGGGAGCTATCCTTGGATATATGGAATTTAGGGGCTAAATCTCAAATTTGGCCACGGCCCTGGGACAAGACTGTTCTATTTCCATtggaaggaaggcagagagccccagtgtttcaggggtAGATGACAGGTGGCCATCAGAGTCCACAACACCAGCCAGAGCTGGCCGGTTTTGTCTGGGAGAAACCCTTCGTATAGTGAACATTTTAGGAAGAGTAGCAATTTTGGCCGTGGAGGAATAAGAAGAGTCTTTaccataggaaggaaagcacagagccccagtgcttcAGGGGCTGATGAACTGCAGGCACCAGAGaccaaggccagccagacctgTCTGTAATGGCAGCTTTTGTGTAGGAGCCATCACTGGATATAGGACTTTTGGAGGAGGAATCCCAATTTCAGCCATGAGCACCTGGAGAAGAAGGATGGTTCTTTTCCCTTAGGATGGAAagggcagagccccagtgtttcagggcAGAATAGAGGCAATCACCAGAAGCGAAGGCCAGCTAGACCTGTCTGTACTGGGAGATCTTGTCTAGGAGAAAAAACCCTTGTATGTAGGAATTTTGGAGGACAAGTACCAGTTTTGGCCATGGGTGCCTGTGCAGGAGGGattgttcttttccataggaaggaaagcacagagccccagtgtttgaAGGCAGGTGAGACCCAGCTCTCAGGAAGACAAGGTCAGCCAGACTTGTTGGTAATGGCAGCCTTTGTCCGGGAGCAATCCCTGGATATGAGGAATTTTGGAGGGGGAATTCTGTTTTAGCCATGGATGCATGAATGAGAAGGGcagttcttttccatttgaaggaaagcccagagccccagggtttCAGGGGTACATGAGAAGAGACCCTCGACATGCCAAGGGCAGTTGGACCAGTCAGGCCAAGCCAACCAGAcctgttccctgttcccttgGATCCATGGggccctgcagggtcacagtggTGGTGTCATATTGgatccttggttccatgaggcccagaTGTGTCACATTGGCCTCTTGTTTCCATGGGGCTccagagtgtcacaatggtcccttgcttccatgaggccttgcagTGTCACAGGGGTCTCCTTGGtgccacagtgtcacaatggacccttggttccatggggacTCACAATGTCAGAagggtctccttggttccatgaggccctgcagagcccctggatTCAACGAGGCCTCCAAGCATCATGATGGACTCCAGGATCCCATGAGgccccaaaatgtcccaatggacctttggttccatggggTCCTGCACTGTTCCATGGATCCTTAGTTCCATGGGGCCCtggagtgtcacaatggactccttggttccatggtgCCACACAGTGTGACAGCTGCCCCTTGGCCTGCCAAGACTccagagtgtcacaatggttccttgcttccatgaggccttgcagtgtcacaatggtctccatgATCCCATAAGGCCTTGCAGTGTCACAACAGAGCATTGGTTTCAgggagccccacagtgtcactatGGTCACCTTGGCTGCACAAGGCTCTGAAATATCACAATGGCCCTTTGCTTCCACAAGGCCTCCAAGTGTAAAAATggcctccatggttccatgaggccctgccgtgtcacaatggacctttggttccatgatgcccagagtgtcacaatggtaTCTTTGGTCCCACAGTGTCAGAATGGACCCTTCATCCCATGGACACCCACAGTGTTCTCTGCAGTCCCCTTGATTCCATCAGGCCCGGCCATGCTttaatggccccttggttccaggGGGTCCCAAAGTGTCAGAACAGTCTCCATTGCTCCATGAGCCCCGCAATGTCACTGTGCTCCCCTTGGTTGCACAGGGTCCCACAGTGGAACAATGGACTCCTGGTTCCATGGGGTTCCTCAGTCCcaatggtctccttggatcCGCAGTGTCAcagtggccccttggctccatgtTGCCACgctgtgtcacaatggctcGTGGTTCCATGAGGCCACACAGTTTAACAAGGGATGCTTTGTTCCTTGaggccttgctgtgtcacaatggacttCTGGTTCCAGGAGCTTTcacactgcccacagcagtctccttggttctgcagtgtcaccatggacccTTTGTTCCATGAGGCTCTGCAGTAGAACACGGTCACCGTGGTTCTGTGAGGTTCAgtagtgtcacaatggacccaTGGTTCCACCaggccttgctgtgtcacaatggccccttggttccaagAGGTTTCTCAGGGTCACAGTGGTCTCCTGGGGTCTGCAGTATCACAATGGACCATTGGTTCAATGTGCCAAAATGGATTTTGGTTCCAAGAGTGTcctgggttgactatatgatgcttttatccccagtcGTCTCGTCCtgttatgctgaataataagttttgcacctttaaaacTTGTTGCAAAGAgcgaaggagagagagaagtgcacagttttttttccagacactgctctcactcctccacattcctgctccttgaCTGTGTAGTCTGCAAATAAACCGACAGCGAGAGAGAGAGCTCTTTTTTAtctttagttagtttagctagctgaagcaaagaagttccctggactgtgttttttccccttttctttagACCTCTTGAAACCTGCTCTAAACTGaacacccagcagagcaccagcagctgcaccagtAGCCCACCAGGCAGGGCCTGGGCcgtggcatttccagcactggagggactgATCAGAGACTAAATGAGCTGAGCTGCAACCCGGGGAagggactttctcagtttgtcatctcttttagAGCAGCAAAAAGTTTTATTAATCAATATTGTTtaagttttattgtttaataaacatttttttccactcttcttgaaaaaagtattttctcccGGACCGGCTGGAGGGAAGAGCCAATTAAATTTACTTTCCTACTAGAGCCCCTTGAGAGATTCGCTCCCAAATTTGCTCTAAACCAAAGCAATGGGGTTCTGCTGTTTCACAATGGACCTTTTGTTCCATGAGTTTgaaattaaactgtccttggaaaAACTGGGGAGGACTGGAACATactggggaacactgggaatgctgtgggagacactgggacatactgggagtgacactggggaggactgggacaacctggggacacggggaatGCTGAGGGGGAATCTGggtggactgggatggactgtgGGGAtacactgggacatactgggagtgatACTGAGGGATACTGGGTCAAACTGGGGATAGTGGGGACATTGCAGAGaagactggggacactggggcatcCTGTGGATGACATCGGTGGGGAACTGGAAGGGACTGGGCATAGACTCAGGGGTATTCAGAGGGACTGGGGTGTACTGGGGttgtactggtctgtactgaGGATGAACTGGTCTGTAATGGGAGGGACTGGAGAAAGGTGAATTTGCTGTTCCCGCCTCCACCGTATCCCATTTGCTGAGGCTCACGCCAATCACTTCCAGCAGCCTATCACGGCCGGAGACACGGGTCCTGGGGGCGGTGCCTAGGATGGACGCCATCTTTAATTTTTGACTACAACTCCTGTTATGCCACGCGGCCCCATTGAGCCCCATTGCAGCTGGGACTACAATGCCCGTCACGCCCCGCGCTCCACAGAACCCCGGGATCCGCCCCCGTCTGTCCCATAAGTGTCCCCCAGACCCTCCAGGATCCCTCAGTTCGCTCTCAGCGCACATTCGGGACCCCCCAAAAGCGTCCCCGGATCCCCAGAGTGCTCCCAACC of the Molothrus aeneus isolate 106 unplaced genomic scaffold, BPBGC_Maene_1.0 scaffold_34, whole genome shotgun sequence genome contains:
- the LOC136570494 gene encoding olfactory receptor 14J1-like — encoded protein: MSNSSSIRHFLLLALADTRQLQLLHFCLLLGISLAALLGNGLIISAVACGHHLHTPMFFFLLNLALSDLGSICTTVPKAMHNSLWDTSTISYSACAAQVFFFLFFISAEFSLLTIMCYDRYVSICKPLHYGTLLGSRACAHMAAAAWASAFLNALLNTANTFSLPLCHGNALGQFFCEIPQILKLSCSHSKLRELGIVVVGVCVVSGFFVFMVLSYVQIFRAVLRIPSEQGRHKAFSTCLPHLAVVSLFVSTAIFAYLKPSSISSPSLDLAVSVLYSVVPPALNPLIYSLRNQELKDALRKMMTR